A region from the Acyrthosiphon pisum isolate AL4f chromosome A1, pea_aphid_22Mar2018_4r6ur, whole genome shotgun sequence genome encodes:
- the LOC100164480 gene encoding cleavage and polyadenylation specificity factor subunit 5 isoform X2, translating to MALSTTTSQPVQNNVQSSPGTGWPKRTAPVKSSTCPSLNRHINLYPLSNYKFGTKEPLFEKDPSVPARFQRMRDEFEKIGMRRSVEGVLIVHKHGLPHVLLLQLGTTFFKLPGGELNPAEDEVEGLKRLLTETLGRQDGVQPEWTVEDTIGNWWRPNFEPPTYPYIPPHITKPKEHKRLFLVQLPDKVCNGNMICWFRKDHPG from the exons ATGGCGTTGAGCACAACGACCAGCCAACCGGTACAAAACAACGTCCAATCGTCACCAGGAACCGGGTGGCCTAAGCGCACAGCTCCAGTCAAATCGTCTACGTGCCCGTCGCTCAACAGACATATAAATTT GTATCCtctatcaaattataaatttggtaCAAAAGAACCTTTATTTGAAAAAGATCCATCTGTACCAGCTAGATTTCAACGAATGCGtgatgaatttgaaaaaattggtaTGCGCCGTAGTGTTGAAGGCGTTTTAATAGTTCATAAACATGGGTTGCCGCATGTTTTATTATTGCAGTTGGGCACCacattttttaaact GCCAGGTGGAGAACTAAATCCTGCAGAAGATGAGGTCGAAGGACTTAAACGATTACTAACTGAA ACTTTAGGCAGACAAGATGGTGTTCAGCCAGAATGGACTGTTGAAGATACCATTGGCAATTGGTGGCGACCTAACTTTGAACCTCCAACTTATCCATATATACCACCACACATAACTAAGCCCAAGGAACATAAAAGACTTTTCTTAGTTCAGCTACCTGATAAAG TTTGCAATGGCAACATGATTTGCTGGTTCAGAAAGGATCATCCTGGTTGA
- the LOC100164480 gene encoding cleavage and polyadenylation specificity factor subunit 5 isoform X1, with amino-acid sequence MALSTTTSQPVQNNVQSSPGTGWPKRTAPVKSSTCPSLNRHINLYPLSNYKFGTKEPLFEKDPSVPARFQRMRDEFEKIGMRRSVEGVLIVHKHGLPHVLLLQLGTTFFKLPGGELNPAEDEVEGLKRLLTETLGRQDGVQPEWTVEDTIGNWWRPNFEPPTYPYIPPHITKPKEHKRLFLVQLPDKALFAVPKNYKLVAAPLFELFDNAQGYGSIISSLPQALGRFNFIYM; translated from the exons ATGGCGTTGAGCACAACGACCAGCCAACCGGTACAAAACAACGTCCAATCGTCACCAGGAACCGGGTGGCCTAAGCGCACAGCTCCAGTCAAATCGTCTACGTGCCCGTCGCTCAACAGACATATAAATTT GTATCCtctatcaaattataaatttggtaCAAAAGAACCTTTATTTGAAAAAGATCCATCTGTACCAGCTAGATTTCAACGAATGCGtgatgaatttgaaaaaattggtaTGCGCCGTAGTGTTGAAGGCGTTTTAATAGTTCATAAACATGGGTTGCCGCATGTTTTATTATTGCAGTTGGGCACCacattttttaaact GCCAGGTGGAGAACTAAATCCTGCAGAAGATGAGGTCGAAGGACTTAAACGATTACTAACTGAA ACTTTAGGCAGACAAGATGGTGTTCAGCCAGAATGGACTGTTGAAGATACCATTGGCAATTGGTGGCGACCTAACTTTGAACCTCCAACTTATCCATATATACCACCACACATAACTAAGCCCAAGGAACATAAAAGACTTTTCTTAGTTCAGCTACCTGATAAAG CATTGTTTGCTGTgccgaaaaattacaaattggtGGCAGCCCCTTTGTTTGAGCTGTTTGATAACGCTCAAGGATATGGATCTATTATTTCCTCATTGCCTCAAGCACTCGGAAG attcaacttcatttatatgtaa